The DNA region CTCCTGTAATACAGCCTGAAACGACCCGCAGCTGCTGctccgccgccgctgctgctgcaatTACCTGATTATAAGTGGCTTCAACAGGTGGAGCATGCTCAGGTGTGCGCATGCGCAAAACAACAGTTTTCCTTCCCctgtgagaaaaaacaaaccaacttTATTAAATACAAGTGCACAGAGCAAGTCtggaaatacacaaatacaaaacagagaTTTGCAGCAATGGTGGAAATTATGCTGCAATACAGTCAGATATagaaaaagcaaagacaaaaacagataatAATATATTGGAAAATCtaaggataaaatgatttttaacaaaaaggaaagaataaCAGGTGAAACGTTCAGGTAAATACAATAAGGATCACAAacgcacagacagagacaaaataaaataaaataaaataaaataagataaaataaaagaaaagaaattaccaatggacaattaaaaaaaataaatgatggtCAACAGTTTCATCTTCAAAGGGAAAAAGGTGCAAGTGTGAACTTCAAATTTAAATCTCTTgcgaaaaacaaacatttacagggtatttactgacacaGTTTAAAAGTgggtttattttactttaaacaggacacaaaagataaaagaaaaggatgttgctgtttttctaacTGAACCTCTAAATTATCTTGTACCTTCAAGACTAGTTTGAGAGTATTGGGACGCGCCCGACCGGAAACGTGTCACCTGAGGGGGCGGTGCTCAGGTAGGTGGAGAAGGACAGTCTGGGGAGTAAACGCGGAAGAAGTAAAACTACACGATAGAAAcataagaaacaaaaagcacGATAGATCGAGATTTTAGGCTGCGGGACGAACAACAATAAGAAGTGAGTGAATTCGAAGCATGATGGTGTGAAATGAAGAGTTTTGTTAAAGTTTAAAACAGAATGAGGTTTTTGTCCGAAACAGCCTCACCTGAGGGAGCTGCTGAGCTGCTCTGCAGGGATTTTGCCGATGAAGCTAAATGAGAAATAACTTTAGGATGATCCGGTCTTTGTTGTAACATTTGCAcgatttttgtttaaatagaAAATCTGCACAAATTATGAAATCCTGACTGAGTCACATCTTACATGAAAACCATCTAAAAATGGAAAGAATACCGAAGCTGAACGTGATTAAGCTGAAACAattagaaaaggaaaaataattaaaagttaaataaataaattatgacattaaaacaaaaataaattattcattattttctttaaatttcttaagaatgtatttattaatgtctttaatgttttttaagtttgctctttatatttttattaattcattttttgattattattttcattattactaccagcattatcattatcactgttattgttatctgtaattgtttctctgttgcatttatttatttatcaatttattccTTTATAAGATTGATAATTGgcttatttctgtgttttgataagataaaaaatatcaaaaatctgCAGAAAGCTGCAGTTTTCACGTGTCTTTCTGCTCTCCTTCCTCAGGTTCATGATGGGCCTGTGTGACGGCCTCTCCCACTGCAAACTGGCTCTGGCCTTTGCTGTGTTTATGGATTTACTGGGAGGATCCGCTCTGCTGGTGGGAGTCTTTGCCCCCCTGGAGATCAAGGGGCAGGACTATGGAGACCTACTGGTCTATACTGGTATGAAATCAGCTCGTGCAGAAGAAACATGTTGATGTATTTCTGCGTTTTCTTAAGTTAAAAGCACTTGTGTGACTCAGCTGTGATTGATAACGTGTTTGACGTCTGTGTGCAGGAGCTCTGTTCGTGCTGACGTCTCTGGCCGGCTGGGTGTTGTGGTACAGCGGAAACATCGACGGCCTGACGTCCAAGAAGGAGCTCGGACACATCAGCAGCGCCGTGGACCGGCTGGCTCGCAGACTCAGCCGCAAGATCCGCATCCACAGGAGCCAAATCTGAGCCACGGACAGGAAGTCTGACTACATTTCAGTGTAAAAGTCTGCtgatgcttgtgtttgtgttacagaCACTGAGTTGAACTTTTTAGTGTTACACGCATGTCGAGAAACATTTCAGTTACAGATGTGCACCTGCTGTTCTGTTACATAATCCGGATATTGATGTTTTATTATGatcagtatttttatgtttttgatatgACTGTCATTCATTAAAGCAGTGGTCCCTCCtttcaataaatgcattttatacattataaacatgtattttttattacattttcaacaaAGTTCACAACCAAGTCCCAGCAtagttttattaaattaatatcaGTGTCTGGTTTAAATTCAAATAGTTGCATTCAAAAtaagagaatgaaaaaaaaggatgatgtTCAacgcttattattattattattattattgtgttttaattgaGTATGTAGtaatatatagaatatatatatatttatttatacacacacacacattaaaaccaatataaatatttttaaaaatattctaaaaaaagtcatatttaattttacaattatttcaCTTCTGcgatgtgtgttttatttagttctgttttttaaggNNNNNNNNNNNNNNNNNNNNNNNNNNNNNNNNNNNNNNNNNNNNNNNNNNNNNNNNNNNNNNNNNNNNNNNNNNNNNNNNNNNNNNNNNNNNNNNNNNNNNNNNNNNNNNNNNNNNNNNNNNNNNNNNNNNNNNNNNNNN from Plectropomus leopardus isolate mb chromosome 18, YSFRI_Pleo_2.0, whole genome shotgun sequence includes:
- the LOC121958056 gene encoding transmembrane protein 238-like, which codes for MMGLCDGLSHCKLALAFAVFMDLLGGSALLVGVFAPLEIKGQDYGDLLVYTGALFVLTSLAGWVLWYSGNIDGLTSKKELGHISSAVDRLARRLSRKIRIHRSQI